One window from the genome of Leptospira johnsonii encodes:
- a CDS encoding TIGR04452 family lipoprotein, whose protein sequence is MKKIITLLLPLVLTFNCVLFDAIGLSYPDTVDGTEAKSIILTSAVIGSAVSGFEVLSILAPQLAKVEEDKYYNKADVDDCANEALIINLLTVDLGGFTCDLNPRPTIIPFIY, encoded by the coding sequence ATGAAAAAAATCATCACTCTTCTTCTGCCTCTGGTATTAACGTTCAATTGTGTTCTATTTGATGCAATCGGGCTTTCTTATCCGGATACTGTAGACGGAACGGAAGCAAAAAGTATCATTTTGACAAGTGCAGTTATTGGATCCGCAGTAAGCGGTTTCGAAGTTCTTTCTATTCTTGCTCCTCAATTAGCAAAAGTAGAAGAGGATAAATACTATAACAAAGCGGACGTTGACGATTGTGCGAACGAAGCATTGATCATCAACTTGTTGACTGTGGATCTCGGAGGATTTACCTGCGATTTGAATCCTAGACCGACAATCATTCCGTTTATCTATTAA
- the recG gene encoding ATP-dependent DNA helicase RecG, translating into MKNSVSDKKNSTISLSSSIGVIKGVGPKKQEVLESVGIKTIQDLLGWFPRRYLDRNLTENILLKQGESVTLILEVIDSYLAHGKKSRLVVSAKTKNNEPISLVFFRGIQFFRRIFQPGILVAVTGKLEYFRGFQLMHPDYEVLSYGGNADLSEDDLPESIHTGRIIPLYSTTEAMRDEHLNSRELRKLIHYALKLLEGKIQEILPAQVVKKRNLMDRAHAYNEIHFPTEDEQLGRARTRFKYEELYYFNLLIEYKRSQRAKVPRVLWPLPESKTAKDLIKNLPFELTQDQKESLEKITEWTKQDTPAAILLQGDVGSGKTLVALLTALRYTDNQVQVCMVAPTEILARQHYQTVMNFLGNMPFLRIEILVGKEPKKTRAEKIFRIKTGESLFIIGTHSVFQEDVTFKDLGLAIIDEQHKFGVEQRETLRAKGKNPDILAMTATPIPRTLCLTLYGDLELVTLKNRPAGRIPIKTLWFTESKRSGVYKSIQKYVSQGRQCYIVYPLVEESEKSDLKSCIEAYETLRKDVFPEFKVGLLHGKMETSEKDRIMKLFQQNEIQILVSTTVIEVGVDVPNASVMVIEHSDRFGISQLHQLRGRVGRGKHESFCILISDSKITEEARYRIQALVDSDDGFFLSEADLKLRGPGELLGVRQSGLPDFKIADLREDRQWIEISREDAAQFGNLGDLEKSEIVSRFSEGALLFSN; encoded by the coding sequence ATGAAGAACTCGGTCTCTGATAAAAAAAATTCTACGATTTCCCTAAGCAGCTCCATTGGAGTCATCAAAGGTGTTGGCCCTAAAAAGCAGGAGGTTTTGGAATCCGTAGGGATCAAAACTATCCAAGATCTTTTAGGATGGTTTCCTCGTAGATACTTAGATCGGAACTTAACGGAAAACATACTTCTCAAGCAAGGAGAATCAGTTACCTTAATTCTGGAAGTAATCGATTCTTATCTGGCGCATGGAAAAAAATCCAGACTAGTAGTCTCTGCAAAAACGAAAAACAACGAACCGATCAGTTTAGTCTTTTTTAGAGGGATACAATTTTTCCGCAGGATCTTCCAACCCGGAATTCTAGTAGCTGTGACCGGCAAACTGGAATATTTCAGAGGATTCCAACTCATGCATCCGGATTACGAAGTGTTATCCTATGGAGGAAATGCGGATCTCTCAGAAGATGACTTACCGGAAAGTATTCATACCGGAAGAATTATACCCTTATATTCCACCACGGAAGCGATGAGAGACGAACATCTCAATTCCAGAGAACTTCGCAAACTCATCCATTACGCATTAAAACTTTTAGAAGGTAAGATTCAGGAAATTCTACCGGCCCAAGTTGTCAAAAAAAGAAATCTAATGGATCGGGCCCATGCTTATAATGAGATCCATTTTCCAACAGAAGATGAGCAATTAGGAAGAGCAAGGACCAGATTCAAATACGAAGAATTATATTATTTTAATCTTCTAATAGAATACAAACGTTCCCAAAGAGCGAAAGTTCCTAGAGTTTTATGGCCCCTTCCAGAATCTAAAACCGCAAAGGATCTGATCAAAAACTTACCTTTCGAATTGACACAGGACCAAAAAGAAAGTCTGGAAAAAATAACAGAATGGACCAAGCAGGATACCCCGGCCGCTATCCTATTACAAGGAGATGTGGGTTCCGGAAAAACCTTGGTAGCACTTCTCACTGCTCTCAGATACACGGACAATCAGGTCCAGGTTTGTATGGTGGCTCCTACAGAAATTTTGGCCAGGCAACATTACCAAACTGTAATGAATTTTTTAGGCAATATGCCGTTCCTGCGAATAGAAATTTTAGTAGGAAAAGAACCTAAAAAAACCAGGGCAGAAAAAATATTCAGGATCAAAACGGGCGAGTCACTCTTTATCATAGGAACCCATAGCGTTTTTCAGGAAGATGTAACCTTTAAAGATCTGGGACTTGCTATCATAGACGAACAGCATAAATTCGGAGTGGAACAAAGAGAAACATTAAGAGCCAAGGGAAAAAATCCGGACATTCTCGCAATGACCGCCACTCCAATTCCAAGAACACTTTGTCTTACTCTATACGGTGATTTAGAATTAGTGACTTTAAAAAATCGTCCCGCCGGTAGAATTCCTATTAAAACTTTATGGTTCACTGAAAGTAAAAGATCCGGAGTTTATAAATCCATCCAAAAGTACGTCTCCCAAGGAAGACAATGTTATATAGTTTATCCATTGGTAGAAGAATCCGAAAAATCGGATCTGAAATCCTGTATAGAAGCCTATGAAACATTAAGAAAAGATGTTTTTCCGGAATTCAAAGTGGGACTTCTTCACGGGAAAATGGAAACCTCCGAAAAAGATAGGATCATGAAATTATTCCAACAAAACGAGATCCAAATCCTAGTTAGTACTACCGTGATAGAAGTCGGAGTGGATGTTCCGAACGCTTCCGTAATGGTCATCGAACATTCGGATAGATTCGGGATCTCCCAATTGCATCAGCTAAGAGGACGTGTAGGAAGGGGAAAACACGAGAGTTTTTGTATCCTAATCTCCGACTCCAAAATTACGGAAGAAGCGAGATATAGGATCCAAGCCTTGGTGGATTCTGACGACGGATTCTTCTTATCGGAAGCAGACCTGAAATTAAGAGGTCCTGGAGAATTGCTTGGCGTAAGACAAAGCGGATTGCCGGACTTTAAGATCGCTGACTTAAGAGAAGATAGACAATGGATTGAGATCTCCAGAGAAGATGCGGCTCAGTTCGGTAATTTGGGAGATTTGGAAAAATCTGAGATTGTTTCTAGATTTTCGGAAGGGGCTTTATTGTTTTCGAATTGA
- a CDS encoding metallophosphoesterase family protein, translated as MRIIYLTDIHDGLRGLKEVLLGTECDLYLFSGDIIYKAFFNPERIIEFVTLQEDMYRIMNDIKEDINPYDYATRAVRFPEKHQPNVVEKSHDYRRLFHQAAKTMKEKYELIEIIIQKYAKAPVWLLPGNYDIDLQYSALYERDLHRKTFDMEGLKFAGYGGAPVITSGIPEKLAVKFHEYNRNGKNYSEPEDFFKEENPDIVVIHNPAYGFLDKIPSFGHVGSQGIRRYLDDYSPSLVVSGHVHEDQGIIKKGKTVFLNPSNFGPVDSVFGFQPGGFFSEIELEKDLVKKVKLNRLSDHSIRQLLEVDCSGDKLELVHASSDSEVPAEDFIR; from the coding sequence ATGAGGATCATTTACCTCACCGATATCCACGACGGACTAAGAGGATTGAAAGAAGTCCTACTAGGAACCGAATGCGACTTGTACCTTTTCTCCGGTGACATCATCTACAAAGCCTTTTTTAATCCAGAACGAATCATCGAATTCGTAACCCTGCAAGAAGACATGTACCGGATCATGAATGATATCAAAGAAGATATCAATCCTTACGATTATGCGACGAGGGCAGTACGTTTTCCGGAGAAGCACCAGCCAAACGTGGTAGAAAAGTCCCACGATTACAGAAGATTATTCCACCAAGCTGCAAAAACGATGAAGGAAAAATACGAACTCATCGAAATCATCATCCAAAAATATGCGAAAGCACCGGTCTGGTTGCTTCCCGGTAACTACGATATAGATCTTCAATATTCTGCGTTATACGAAAGAGACCTGCATAGAAAAACCTTTGATATGGAAGGATTAAAATTTGCAGGTTACGGTGGTGCTCCCGTGATCACTTCAGGTATCCCTGAAAAGTTAGCGGTTAAATTCCACGAATACAATCGTAACGGAAAAAATTATAGCGAGCCCGAAGACTTCTTTAAGGAAGAAAATCCTGACATAGTTGTGATCCATAATCCTGCGTATGGATTTTTAGATAAGATCCCAAGTTTTGGACATGTGGGTTCCCAAGGGATCAGAAGATATTTAGATGATTATAGCCCTTCTTTAGTGGTCTCTGGCCATGTTCATGAAGACCAGGGAATCATTAAAAAAGGAAAAACAGTGTTTTTGAATCCTTCTAATTTTGGACCCGTGGATTCGGTTTTCGGATTTCAACCCGGAGGCTTCTTCTCGGAAATAGAATTAGAAAAGGATCTTGTAAAAAAAGTAAAACTGAATAGACTTTCGGATCACTCAATTCGCCAACTTTTGGAGGTCGATTGCTCGGGAGACAAGTTGGAGCTTGTCCATGCAAGCAGCGACTCAGAGGTCCCGGCGGAAGATTTTATCCGATAG
- a CDS encoding NAD(P)H-dependent glycerol-3-phosphate dehydrogenase, whose amino-acid sequence MQIGVIGSGSFGSSLGVLLADKGYEVTIWGRNSDLIREINENHRNEKYLPGIDLPKNLKGSTSLEEAVRDKDMIVSAPPSHAITDILKEIKSFLPEKAPIVSASKGIENGSLRLVSEIFEAELPGKFHSRLSYLSGPSFAKELVRRVPTIVSIASKNEATARKVQEIFSFTYFRTYWTPDVVGVEVGGSLKNVIAIAAGVSDGLGFGQNTRAALITRGLTEISRLGVKLGADPLTFLGPSGMGDLILTCCGDASRNRTVGFRLGKGESLDSILGGMVEVAEGVKTAKSGFELSQKLGIEMAITTEVYKMLYEHKNPKEVVRDLMGRDLKREGL is encoded by the coding sequence ATGCAAATCGGCGTTATCGGATCTGGGAGTTTTGGTTCTTCTTTAGGAGTGCTGCTGGCGGACAAAGGTTATGAGGTTACCATTTGGGGAAGGAACTCCGACCTCATCCGAGAGATCAATGAGAACCATAGGAACGAAAAATATCTGCCTGGGATAGATCTTCCTAAAAATTTAAAAGGAAGTACTAGTTTAGAAGAAGCCGTCAGAGACAAGGACATGATTGTTTCCGCTCCTCCTTCTCACGCGATCACCGATATTTTAAAAGAGATTAAATCTTTCCTTCCTGAAAAGGCGCCTATTGTTTCTGCAAGTAAAGGAATAGAGAATGGAAGTCTCAGACTGGTTTCCGAAATTTTTGAAGCGGAACTTCCAGGAAAATTTCACAGCAGATTATCTTATCTTTCCGGCCCTAGTTTTGCAAAAGAGTTGGTCAGACGTGTGCCAACGATAGTGAGCATTGCTTCTAAAAACGAAGCAACAGCAAGAAAGGTGCAGGAAATATTCAGTTTCACTTATTTTAGGACTTATTGGACCCCCGATGTTGTAGGAGTAGAAGTAGGCGGATCCTTAAAGAATGTGATCGCGATTGCTGCAGGTGTTTCCGACGGATTAGGATTCGGACAAAATACAAGAGCCGCTTTGATCACCAGAGGACTAACCGAGATATCCAGACTAGGAGTCAAATTAGGAGCCGATCCTCTTACTTTCTTAGGTCCATCCGGAATGGGAGATCTGATCTTAACCTGTTGTGGAGATGCCTCTAGAAACAGGACTGTAGGTTTTAGATTGGGGAAAGGAGAGAGCCTGGATTCTATTTTAGGCGGTATGGTAGAAGTTGCAGAAGGGGTAAAAACCGCAAAAAGTGGATTCGAATTATCCCAGAAATTAGGCATAGAAATGGCCATCACTACCGAGGTGTATAAAATGCTTTACGAGCATAAGAATCCGAAGGAGGTTGTTAGAGATTTAATGGGCCGTGACTTAAAAAGAGAAGGTCTATAA
- a CDS encoding tetratricopeptide repeat protein: MQNAILNIRKVGRISLIFKYIPFLLISFCSFCTSLSAQARNDYGWTGSPGNFYLLMDGKNVLTKETDFNSFPEGLSGVQKSEFALLAGEYLLLNKDSGKFSNLINTIRKEKDLGFAEALLLYFQDIYFSKKTNGESSLKAWSPPAGDTYQKELVESTRNVLLYKKPADKIKCSPKKQYYSLCRMLRLGSYLADFKLSDPNHDREYTNLQRILSPFPGISDPEEKELKHIPFLSNFLPNISDYLSELGFARDAIQFSKIGIVSENLGGRMLSHSYEKLAYYYLVDGDPNSAEKVLKYIIERQGEMAPAYKNSLYLKLGTLAYLQGEPARALEYYLNLDFLHWSTKILHPFLGEPISINSARDLVSIAVWKSKNSHKAVDALQSVSTPKNLTEDDLFTKLRIIQILSEDEPEVASKLAMDLSFLAQSKGWRRVEYSATLLHGFLQLKTNNLRKAIIEFTKAGGILKEDPSYKEEWIRLNGLFLSHKESSNLRGVKSFLDQALKISASGVTDDKTFEIKNYLPLSFGSKSLENSAIDFYARHGYTNDLLSFMIHYEENSELQEDDSPPDLAILKTHIRISRYKGFYPPGREPWKSAWSEMRTKESARIKEESDPLKNANFKKLTHPLIAIFVKDKRVFLFHKDGDSSELEARELNTDNPSSYTAQSALRSTMESFAKKEKIQIYLNSPGVEAAEYLRKEFPDSEIKLFLRFDKRDESDSAKKVFGPACENLFPKNLPEGEGHLGWQSFPLQYYDGSKLLQGKSALLVWNMKVTSKSPNGLRDYEWSCGSDSISFRKAKRRLDFRNLPDRIAFTKDSLNGSGWGDKSEDFLDWARFWLSAGTSRLYFVKYWNPESESDINLLERLANENGDPNLNSRVLKMVRNAE; encoded by the coding sequence TTGCAAAATGCAATTTTAAATATTCGTAAAGTAGGCCGCATAAGCCTAATTTTTAAGTATATTCCATTTTTATTAATTTCATTCTGTTCTTTTTGCACATCTCTTTCCGCTCAGGCGCGCAATGACTACGGTTGGACCGGTTCTCCGGGTAATTTTTATCTTTTGATGGACGGCAAGAACGTTCTTACAAAGGAAACCGATTTTAATTCTTTTCCGGAAGGTCTAAGCGGTGTCCAAAAATCGGAGTTTGCTCTTTTAGCGGGAGAATATTTACTTCTTAATAAAGATTCTGGAAAATTCTCCAATCTGATCAATACTATCCGAAAGGAAAAAGATCTAGGCTTTGCAGAAGCTCTTCTGCTTTATTTCCAAGATATCTACTTCTCCAAAAAAACAAACGGAGAAAGTTCCCTAAAAGCATGGAGTCCTCCTGCAGGAGATACTTATCAAAAAGAATTGGTAGAATCTACCCGTAACGTTCTTCTTTATAAAAAACCTGCAGATAAGATCAAATGTTCTCCTAAAAAGCAATATTATTCACTTTGTAGAATGCTCCGACTCGGAAGTTATCTAGCGGATTTTAAACTTTCGGATCCGAACCATGATAGGGAATATACAAATCTGCAAAGAATACTTTCGCCTTTTCCCGGGATCAGCGATCCGGAGGAGAAGGAATTAAAACATATTCCTTTCCTATCTAATTTTCTACCGAATATTTCGGATTATCTTTCCGAATTGGGATTTGCCAGAGACGCGATCCAATTTTCTAAAATAGGGATAGTTTCGGAAAATCTGGGTGGAAGGATGCTATCTCATTCTTATGAAAAATTAGCTTACTATTACTTGGTAGATGGAGATCCGAATTCCGCCGAAAAAGTTTTAAAGTATATCATAGAGAGACAAGGGGAGATGGCTCCCGCGTATAAAAATTCATTATATCTGAAGTTAGGAACTCTTGCCTATTTGCAAGGTGAGCCTGCAAGAGCTTTGGAATATTATTTAAATTTGGATTTTTTACATTGGTCTACTAAGATACTTCATCCTTTTTTGGGAGAACCTATCTCAATCAATAGCGCTCGTGACTTGGTGTCTATCGCCGTTTGGAAATCCAAAAATTCTCACAAAGCGGTAGATGCGCTACAATCAGTCAGTACCCCTAAAAATCTTACAGAAGACGATCTATTTACTAAATTAAGGATTATTCAAATACTTTCGGAAGACGAACCGGAAGTAGCTTCCAAGCTTGCGATGGATTTAAGTTTTCTCGCACAAAGTAAGGGATGGAGACGAGTGGAATATTCCGCCACATTACTGCATGGATTTTTACAGTTAAAAACCAATAATCTCAGAAAAGCGATTATCGAGTTCACCAAAGCTGGCGGTATTTTAAAGGAAGACCCTTCTTATAAAGAGGAATGGATCCGCTTGAACGGGTTATTTCTTTCTCATAAAGAATCCTCGAATCTCAGAGGAGTAAAAAGTTTCTTAGATCAGGCTCTTAAGATTTCTGCTTCCGGTGTTACGGACGATAAAACTTTCGAGATCAAAAATTACCTGCCTCTTTCCTTCGGAAGTAAAAGTTTAGAGAACTCCGCTATAGATTTTTATGCAAGACATGGTTATACGAACGATCTACTTTCTTTCATGATCCATTACGAGGAAAATTCCGAACTTCAGGAGGATGATTCTCCTCCTGACCTTGCGATCCTCAAGACTCATATTAGAATTTCTAGATATAAAGGATTTTATCCTCCCGGAAGAGAGCCTTGGAAATCCGCTTGGTCTGAGATGAGAACCAAAGAGTCCGCTCGAATTAAAGAAGAATCAGACCCGCTCAAAAATGCAAATTTTAAAAAGTTAACTCATCCATTGATCGCAATTTTTGTGAAGGACAAGAGAGTATTTTTATTTCATAAAGATGGAGATTCTTCCGAGTTGGAAGCGAGAGAGCTGAATACGGACAATCCTTCCAGTTATACCGCTCAATCTGCGTTGAGAAGTACGATGGAATCCTTTGCCAAAAAAGAGAAAATCCAGATTTATTTGAATTCTCCCGGAGTAGAAGCAGCTGAATACTTAAGAAAAGAGTTTCCCGACTCTGAGATCAAATTATTCCTTAGATTCGATAAAAGGGACGAGTCGGATTCCGCTAAAAAAGTTTTCGGTCCTGCTTGTGAGAATCTTTTCCCTAAGAACCTTCCGGAAGGAGAGGGGCATTTAGGTTGGCAATCTTTTCCATTACAATATTATGATGGATCTAAATTGCTCCAGGGGAAGTCGGCATTACTCGTTTGGAACATGAAGGTGACTTCTAAATCTCCTAACGGACTTCGGGATTATGAATGGTCTTGTGGATCCGATTCTATTTCTTTCCGAAAGGCGAAACGTAGATTGGATTTTCGGAATTTACCTGATAGGATCGCATTCACTAAGGATTCACTTAACGGTTCTGGCTGGGGAGATAAATCAGAAGATTTTCTGGACTGGGCCAGGTTTTGGTTATCCGCAGGAACTTCTCGCCTGTACTTTGTTAAATATTGGAATCCCGAGTCGGAATCCGACATAAATTTATTAGAAAGACTCGCAAATGAAAATGGGGACCCAAATCTGAATTCCAGAGTCCTAAAAATGGTTCGAAACGCTGAATAA
- a CDS encoding hemolysin family protein, translated as MDVIGFFVILLLIFANGFFVSAEFALVSIRPSRLEELIRDGRPMAALTKKAASMLNDMLSVCQVGITIASLLLGWVGEGYLSSWIEPIFHYAGYPDSDLTIHGVAVAISFALITFLHILLGELLPKTVAIQKTETMALVTSAPIFFFYYLFFPITFFLNGITSFILKRIGFKEDSHRIIHSPEELMILIQEQNKQGNIDQEEFQIIQNTFQFSEHLAKDVMTHRLSIVGIPADSQMDGVLSIIAEHHFSRYPVYDGTTDNIVGIIHVQAFLAWLSESKRNKKAKVTTIMQPPIVVPEGMSIEKVLQKLRLAKQHMAIVIDEYGGVSGLLTMEDIVEEVFGEIRDETDDHETDAVPSHSPDAFDIDGETELDELKEILTGIEEDELNDIRTIAGFILDKLEDMPKEGTEVAIPEGKLTVEKMDGNKIMTVRFTRLSAPSSFAI; from the coding sequence ATGGATGTGATTGGATTTTTCGTAATTCTTCTTCTTATTTTTGCAAACGGATTCTTCGTCTCCGCAGAATTCGCCCTGGTTTCGATTAGACCTTCTCGTTTGGAAGAACTGATCAGAGACGGCAGACCTATGGCTGCCCTGACTAAAAAAGCGGCCAGCATGTTGAACGATATGCTCTCCGTTTGTCAGGTGGGGATCACGATCGCGAGTTTACTTTTAGGTTGGGTGGGAGAAGGTTATCTTTCCAGTTGGATAGAGCCTATTTTTCATTATGCAGGCTATCCTGATTCTGACTTAACGATTCATGGGGTTGCGGTTGCGATCTCGTTTGCATTGATCACATTTTTGCATATTCTTTTGGGGGAACTTCTTCCTAAAACGGTTGCGATCCAAAAGACTGAAACAATGGCTTTGGTGACAAGCGCTCCTATATTCTTCTTTTATTATTTGTTTTTCCCTATTACGTTTTTCTTAAATGGAATAACTTCTTTTATCTTGAAAAGGATCGGGTTTAAGGAAGATTCTCATCGTATTATCCATTCTCCCGAAGAGTTGATGATCCTGATCCAAGAACAGAACAAACAGGGAAATATAGACCAAGAAGAATTCCAGATCATCCAAAATACTTTCCAGTTCTCTGAACATTTGGCAAAGGATGTGATGACTCACCGACTCAGTATTGTGGGAATTCCTGCGGACAGTCAAATGGATGGAGTTCTTTCTATCATCGCAGAACATCATTTTTCCAGATATCCTGTGTATGATGGAACTACTGACAATATTGTAGGTATCATTCACGTTCAGGCTTTTCTTGCATGGCTTTCCGAATCTAAGCGGAACAAAAAGGCAAAGGTCACTACGATCATGCAGCCTCCTATTGTGGTTCCGGAAGGTATGTCTATAGAAAAGGTCCTTCAAAAGTTACGGCTCGCAAAACAACATATGGCGATTGTGATCGACGAATACGGCGGAGTTTCAGGACTACTTACTATGGAAGACATAGTGGAAGAAGTTTTCGGCGAAATCCGTGACGAGACAGACGATCATGAAACGGATGCAGTTCCGTCACATTCTCCCGATGCATTCGATATAGATGGAGAAACCGAGCTAGACGAATTGAAAGAGATCCTAACCGGTATCGAAGAAGACGAGCTAAACGATATCCGCACCATCGCAGGTTTTATTTTAGATAAGTTAGAAGATATGCCTAAGGAAGGAACCGAAGTTGCGATCCCTGAAGGTAAGCTGACCGTAGAAAAAATGGATGGGAACAAGATCATGACCGTCCGTTTTACTAGGCTTTCTGCTCCTTCTTCCTTTGCGATTTAA
- a CDS encoding phosphopantothenoylcysteine decarboxylase, with amino-acid sequence MDKKDILIAVSGSIAAFRACELVRNLTKEGYPVSVIMTENATKFIGPITFEALTGKKVQVDEYEHGMAHIDARNRAAVIAVVPATANIIAKMANGIADDLVTSTYLAAKCPVLVAPAMNPNMFTHPATQRNLARLKEDGVIILDPQEGVVVCGDEGYGKLADVPVMQKKILELYLKTSK; translated from the coding sequence ATGGACAAAAAGGATATTCTGATCGCAGTCAGCGGAAGTATCGCGGCTTTTAGGGCCTGCGAACTGGTGCGTAATCTTACCAAAGAAGGTTATCCTGTTTCCGTGATCATGACGGAGAATGCCACCAAGTTTATAGGTCCGATCACATTCGAGGCTCTTACCGGTAAAAAAGTCCAGGTAGACGAATACGAACACGGAATGGCTCATATTGACGCCAGGAATCGTGCGGCTGTGATTGCAGTGGTTCCCGCAACTGCAAATATTATCGCAAAAATGGCCAATGGAATTGCGGATGATCTTGTAACTTCTACCTATCTTGCTGCGAAATGTCCTGTATTAGTTGCTCCTGCAATGAATCCGAATATGTTCACTCATCCTGCCACACAAAGAAATCTTGCACGTCTGAAAGAAGACGGAGTGATCATATTAGATCCTCAGGAAGGAGTCGTTGTCTGCGGTGACGAGGGTTACGGCAAACTGGCGGATGTTCCAGTAATGCAAAAAAAGATCCTGGAATTGTATCTGAAAACTTCTAAATAA
- a CDS encoding phosphopantothenoylcysteine decarboxylase domain-containing protein: MGKYSKIIISSGPTREWIDPVRFISNASSGKMGYCLAQEAVHLVKDIVYIRGLTEPKYSEPKGARVIKVETTLEMKDAVLKEVDSSSILIMAAAPADFRPKNANESKIKKEEGSDTLVLELIKNPDILVSVHEKIQTQNLKDVLRIGFSAETDLLDQNALAKLQRKNLDFIVGNYVGKDSKGFGDLDTSVIVYGREGSKKEIGPASKEIIAKGILEYLDILSKQESIR, translated from the coding sequence TTGGGCAAATATTCAAAAATTATAATAAGTTCAGGACCCACTAGAGAGTGGATAGATCCCGTACGTTTTATTTCAAATGCTTCTTCAGGAAAAATGGGATATTGTTTAGCCCAAGAAGCGGTTCACTTAGTAAAAGATATCGTTTATATCCGAGGACTGACAGAGCCCAAATATTCGGAACCTAAGGGCGCAAGAGTTATAAAGGTAGAAACCACTCTGGAAATGAAAGACGCGGTTTTGAAAGAAGTCGATTCTTCTTCTATTCTTATTATGGCTGCTGCTCCTGCGGATTTTCGCCCTAAAAATGCGAACGAATCCAAGATCAAAAAAGAAGAAGGTAGCGATACCCTTGTCCTGGAGCTGATCAAAAACCCGGACATACTTGTTTCGGTTCACGAAAAGATCCAAACACAAAATCTGAAAGATGTGCTTCGTATCGGCTTCTCCGCAGAGACAGATCTTTTGGATCAAAACGCACTTGCTAAACTCCAAAGAAAAAATCTGGATTTTATCGTAGGAAATTACGTGGGCAAAGACTCCAAAGGTTTTGGGGACTTGGATACTAGCGTGATCGTTTACGGAAGAGAAGGTTCTAAAAAGGAAATCGGTCCCGCTTCGAAGGAGATCATTGCCAAAGGAATTTTAGAATATTTGGATATTCTTTCTAAACAAGAAAGTATTCGATAA
- a CDS encoding STAS domain-containing protein: MAKTEFEGLYIETKKDSVGDKEVLIVIMNGKVTNSNAFEISRKINFVFDEGIYEIILDLSSLEYINSVGVATLLTLIKTVDQHNGKIVIGGLNHFLENVIRLMELPKKVAIYHTLDEAKAVFK, translated from the coding sequence ATGGCAAAAACGGAATTCGAAGGCCTATACATAGAAACTAAAAAAGACTCCGTCGGAGACAAAGAAGTTCTAATCGTCATCATGAACGGAAAAGTGACGAATTCGAACGCTTTCGAAATTTCCAGAAAGATCAATTTCGTTTTCGACGAAGGGATCTATGAGATCATCTTGGACCTTTCTTCTTTGGAATATATTAATAGTGTCGGGGTTGCGACCCTATTAACGCTGATCAAAACCGTAGATCAGCATAACGGAAAGATCGTGATCGGAGGATTGAATCACTTCTTAGAGAATGTGATCCGATTGATGGAATTACCTAAAAAAGTGGCGATCTATCACACTCTGGACGAGGCAAAAGCGGTCTTTAAATAA